The proteins below are encoded in one region of Cystobacter ferrugineus:
- a CDS encoding App1 family protein, whose amino-acid sequence MTRKRPNALVRLAFQVEHHAETLSWRLRHKLRLARPPRILPYRGYGTPRASLIKARVLEDRKVRPPWKRYTLLGSAIASWKRYMTLEIPHARVAVRWGDKRWEGTTDEEGFLELWVEPPEGVKAGWHEVELELLSPVSRRGVARVCAPVLVSGPEAELGVISDIDDTVIVTEVTNVLKRFWTLFLTEHRTRLPFEGVDAFYQALRQGRTGSACNPIFYVSSSPWNLYEHLDEFLGLHHIPAGPLLLRDWGLSRTGFAPGGGHGHKLEKIRGLMDAFAPLPFLLIGDSGQEDAEHYRTIVREYPGRVRCVYIRNVWHRSGRERELAAIAEDIRAAGSLMLTVDDTVTAARHAASQGWIRRQEVAEVQAHREEDLQARTALDALDREPS is encoded by the coding sequence ATGACCCGCAAACGGCCCAACGCCCTGGTCCGGCTCGCCTTCCAGGTGGAGCACCACGCCGAGACCTTGAGCTGGCGGCTGCGGCACAAGCTCCGGCTGGCCCGTCCTCCGCGAATCCTCCCCTACCGGGGCTATGGGACGCCGCGCGCGAGCCTCATCAAGGCGCGCGTGCTGGAGGACCGCAAGGTGCGCCCGCCCTGGAAGCGCTACACGCTGCTGGGCAGCGCCATCGCCTCGTGGAAGCGCTACATGACGCTGGAGATTCCCCACGCGCGGGTGGCGGTGCGCTGGGGAGACAAGCGGTGGGAGGGCACGACGGACGAGGAGGGCTTCCTCGAGCTGTGGGTGGAGCCTCCCGAGGGGGTGAAGGCGGGCTGGCACGAGGTGGAGCTGGAGTTGCTCTCGCCCGTGTCACGGCGCGGGGTGGCGCGCGTGTGCGCCCCCGTGCTGGTGTCCGGCCCCGAGGCGGAGCTGGGCGTCATCAGCGACATCGACGACACCGTCATCGTCACCGAGGTCACCAACGTCCTCAAGCGCTTCTGGACGCTCTTCCTCACCGAGCACCGCACGCGCCTGCCCTTCGAGGGCGTGGATGCCTTCTACCAGGCGCTGCGCCAGGGCCGCACGGGCTCGGCGTGCAACCCCATCTTCTACGTCTCCTCCAGCCCGTGGAACCTGTACGAGCACCTGGACGAGTTCCTCGGCCTGCACCACATCCCCGCGGGCCCGCTGCTGTTGCGGGACTGGGGCTTGAGCCGCACCGGCTTCGCGCCCGGGGGTGGACATGGCCACAAGCTGGAGAAGATCCGCGGCCTGATGGACGCGTTCGCCCCGCTGCCCTTCCTGCTCATCGGGGACAGCGGCCAGGAGGACGCCGAGCACTACCGCACCATCGTGCGCGAGTACCCCGGCCGCGTGCGCTGCGTGTACATCCGCAATGTGTGGCATCGCTCGGGCCGCGAGCGCGAGCTGGCGGCCATCGCCGAGGACATCCGCGCCGCGGGTAGTCTGATGCTCACCGTGGACGACACCGTCACCGCCGCGCGCCATGCGGCCAGCCAGGGGTGGATCCGCCGCCAGGAGGTGGCCGAGGTCCAGGCCCACCGTGAGGAGGATCTCCAGGCGCGCACCGCCCTGGACGCGCTGGATCGCGAGCCCTCGTGA